Part of the Hirundo rustica isolate bHirRus1 chromosome 3, bHirRus1.pri.v3, whole genome shotgun sequence genome, ATTTTCAAGTTCACAGTGATGGAACATTACCCATTCTGCACTCATTCTTctgtagagaaggaaaaaatactttctgtggAGCCTATGCCAACAGCCCAGAATCCATTTACATAGTGTAATTTTCCTTAATGGGCCAGGAGGTAAACTGTGGTCAGCTTTATCAACTCAAATGGCCTCCATAGTTCCTTATATCAGACGTTGATTCATTTCTGATGAAAAAGGGTTCTGGCCTTCTGTCACTACAATTTAGTTTAAGAATAAGGAAAAGGTCACTTCAAGGCTAgggtcaaaggaaaaaaaaaaaatatatatatataatttcatCTTGAACTATctaggggaaggaaaaaaagtaattgcgGCCATACAAAGGCACACAGACAGTACAAACTAAAGGTCCTCTGCAGAACAGGTTTAAATATTTGGGTCTCTCAAACTCACTAGAACTGCAATTAGGCTTAGAGTTCAGCAGGAACCAGATTCAGTCAGAGAACAGGTCACACTCAGCTCTATGTTGAACCCTCAGCTACATTTTAGGCACATTTCAATCTGTTGGACtgatctgggaaaaaaaaaaaagactttacATTTTGGGGATGGCCTCAGAAAATTTCACAACTATGAGCTTGGACAAGATTCAACCACAAGTGACCGTTGCCTTTAGAAGGGAAACATTAACTTGGTTGGAAACAGCATCACGAAGAGGATGCAGCAGCCTCAGTTTCTAGAGTccagtttgttttaaatatcaaTCTGCCTGATTTGTTATTTGTTTAGCAGCCTTAAAAGGTAAAGTGGGGCATCTTGAAATTCTTGGCTGTAGACTTAAAACCAGATGCAGTTTATATGGTGCTGCACAGGTATTTGTTACATcgcttagaaaaaaaaattaaaaaaccaaaacaacagtATTTACATTCCTTTGAGCTGAAATAGATGAACTGTCATCATGTCTGCAAGAACACAGAGGAAATCGCCACTGCTCGAGGTAGCGAGTTAAAGCTTGGTCATGTTCTCGGGCTTCCACTCAGCttcctgggaaaggcaggggaaggaggacaGAAAGGACTTTCTGAATGTCATGAGGTGACAAATGAGATGTCAGCTCCATAAGGGATTAGGTTCCCTCACCACAAGCTGAAGGTATATTCATGACCTTTTTAACCATGGCATTTGCGTATAGATTACACCTCTTGCATACCCTTTTAAAAGCGATCCCTAAGAGCATTGGCTCGGGAAGACACAAAGAGAGCAGGAGTGGGGTTTTAAAGCTACAAATGTCAGTCAGGAGGCACAGtgttatttttccctttgatcGTCCACGTACAGAGCTCCACATTTCCACCGTTGCTTGTGCGTTCCTCCTGCAAAGCCCCGGCAGTGAAGGCCTCTGTTGTGCTCCTCCCCATCACATACACCTTACAACAGAAGTTCTTGATTCCTTTGGACAAATCCTTCTACGCTCACAGACAcatggtgtttttttccttaatgagAAGTTCTGGTCACATAACCGGGTGCCAGACCTGATATATAGCAATTATTTAACTAAGAATCCTTCTGCAACCCTCGGAAGGGCAACCGAGTTATCCGGTAGCaacatatacacatacatacagaTCTACACTATACACTCAAGACGACACAATTTGAGATTCCAGCTAATATAGCCTCTGTTGATTTCCTCAGAGCAGCACTCAGGTCCTTGCAACCCCTATACAAAACAGCAGTATTTTTTCCACCAGGATTTGGAGAGGTTTTTCATCTTGTCTGGAGTCCTACATTTGGATTTCTTTGGTTGCTGCTGGGTATCCGAGTACTGAATACCAGCCACGATGGCTGCGTCAAAGACCTCCTTGAGGTTTTTCTGAGTCAAAGCGGAGCACTCGATGTAGGACGCAGCTTTTATTTCCTCAGCGCAGAGCTTTGCAGCCTCCTCCGAGACTGGCTTTTCTTTGCACTTGTCCAGCTCGATGAGGACTTTGACATCCTCCCGGAGGTCTGACTGCGTCCCAACCAGGATAATGGGCGCCTTGGGGCAGTGGCAGCGGATTTCGGGCACCCACTTCTCGCTCACGTTCTGGAAGGACGAAGGGCTCACCACGCTGAAGCACAGCAGGAAGATGTCCGTGTTGGTGTAGCACAGAGGCCTGAGCTTGTCGAATTCATCCTGCACAGAACAAAACTGTGTTAGCATTCCACAGAAAGAGTGGCTCTAGCCTGCCCTGAGCCTTGGTGAAGCTGAGGATCGCCTGCCACTGCCATCTTGACAGGCACCCCAAAATGAGCACCCAGACCACTCAGCAAGGTGTGATACAAGCAGAAGCCACCTGTACCCAGCCTGAGGTCTTGTGGCTGCCAGCCAGCACGCACCCTGCCACCGCTGGGCACACAGGACAAAAGCGGTGGCATCCCCGCGTACCGGAGATTTTCCAAACTAATGCTGCAGGTTATTTCAAGTGCTTAAATATTCCCTTTGCTCTTCTTACACAGACCCTCTGCCCTACTTCAGCAAAGAAGcaaagctgcaggaagcaggTTACGGCACACAAAGCCACAAACTGAAGAGGGAGAGAGCACTTTCTCCAGGCCCACCTCTTGTAGGGTGAgtcagggagcagctctgaggaggagCACCTCAAAGGAACCTCAAAGCTGTTCTGCCTACAGACTCGGGCAAGGGTGAAACAGATAAGCAGCAGCACGTGTACCTTTCTGGGTACCTTTCCTGGAGTCGGCTCTTAAACTGGTAACTACTTAGCAACATCCTACAGGATATGGGAATAATTTCCCTGCCATTGTGCCCAGGGATTTAAATCTGATGGGAGCAATAATGACTTAAAATGTGCAGGCTTAACATGCCAATGGCATAGAGTAAGAGCTTTACCTTTCCCTCCCACCCATGCCACATCAAACAAACTGCACAAGGGCCTCCCAGCACTAcccttctggttttttgttgttttttttttttcttttaatgcaaaCTCCTGCAAAGCAAGGCCCTTTTTCAGCTACAGGACAGGGCCACAAGGAAGTCAAACACCTCATGGTAACAAAAGTGTGCTGATCCTCAGGGAGGAATGCACCTAGAAGCAAGGTTTCCTCCAGGCAGGCTGCTTTTATGCTGACAGCAGGATAAGAAGCAGGGTAACACTAGCAGCCTGAACAGGCAGGATTTGCCTCATCGGCAGtggcattttaattaaaatggacCACGTTCTCAAATGCTCGGAACTGAAAATGCACAGAGACATGAAGCTGAATACAGTCTCAGGACACTGATTAACATGCAACTTGCAGTTTATTTTTGAGATgtgaaattttgctttaaagCCTCTGGAGGCCTAGGATATGCAGCTTAAAGCCCCCTGGAACCTTCAGAAATCTTGTTTT contains:
- the RHOU gene encoding rho-related GTP-binding protein RhoU, which gives rise to MPPQQEGEAGYISKPVPPGGCEVPPVPPRRVRSGRAAAALGAALGGRCRAAGSGAAAGAGAGAGSEPRRSIKCVLVGDGAVGKTSLVVSYTTNGYPTEYIPTAFDNFSAVVSVDGKPVRLQLCDTAGQDEFDKLRPLCYTNTDIFLLCFSVVSPSSFQNVSEKWVPEIRCHCPKAPIILVGTQSDLREDVKVLIELDKCKEKPVSEEAAKLCAEEIKAASYIECSALTQKNLKEVFDAAIVAGIQYSDTQQQPKKSKCRTPDKMKNLSKSWWKKYCCFV